A genome region from Proteus vulgaris includes the following:
- a CDS encoding type VI secretion system Vgr family protein — protein MNLKKITQTLLNGQNRYHLNVQGCDVLFDVEHFTGREAISDTYHYQITFTCQAQDLQPQQLLRRSATLSFTPPLNSIAELATKEPITKQVHGVITQFRRLSGSVDEARYQLVIEPVFALLRHQIRTHRFFLNQSVPDVVSQILREHNFKDWEFEFTLKNEYPKREQINQYNESDRQFIERLLSEVGIFYSFYLQDQTQTEVIRFADRQSAYTFDKTLPLNSPSGMNDNYQESVWGLSLHHQVVEQNVLTKDYNHRQAQDTLISAVTDMTRGEGDDIHYGEVYHYQARHLARGDKLTPEAETANFWARLDHERFLTRQTRLKGESNADFLSPLQVLSITDSTIPSSLPSVFQSPILITRLRFSGGREQALQVRFNAIPYSETLCWRPTVKPRPIITGTLTARITSAKDNDIYAHQNEDGFYWVKFDADRDEKPMGYESMPVRLAKPYAGDTYGMHFPLIQGTEVAIAFHEGDPDRPYIAHALHDSRHPDHVTDRNNTRNVIRTPANNKLRMEDKRGEEHIKLSTEYGGKSQLNLGHIVDANRDKRGEGFELRTDSWGAIRAGKGLFISADNQAKAGGEVLAMEPAISLVKGAINQLDDCREITQAHHNLQPEKEGLDNLLKNTDKLASPSILMHAPEGIGIVTNETLLMQSVEALYAQTKGEMHLSSTQKIAVNAYQQISMLSQKEGIRIVSGKGPFELESHGDIFEATALKDITVQSTQGHIQLTAKNGITLGCGGGYIKIMPDGQIEIHTPSRLSLKGQHIWSEPASEDFPLPDLPQSVCKECLKKAQENAMGVAIRE, from the coding sequence ATGAATTTAAAAAAAATAACTCAGACTCTACTTAACGGACAAAATCGCTATCACCTTAATGTACAAGGTTGTGATGTTTTATTTGATGTTGAACATTTCACGGGTCGTGAAGCGATTAGTGATACCTACCATTATCAAATTACCTTTACTTGCCAAGCTCAGGATTTACAACCGCAACAACTGTTACGTCGTAGTGCGACACTCTCGTTTACTCCCCCACTCAATAGCATTGCGGAATTAGCCACAAAAGAGCCTATCACCAAACAAGTTCACGGCGTTATCACACAATTTCGGCGCTTATCTGGATCAGTAGATGAAGCCCGTTATCAATTAGTGATTGAACCCGTATTTGCTTTACTACGCCATCAAATCCGCACACATCGTTTCTTCCTCAATCAGTCTGTCCCTGATGTCGTTAGTCAAATTTTACGTGAGCATAATTTTAAAGATTGGGAATTTGAATTTACATTAAAAAATGAATATCCCAAACGTGAGCAAATCAACCAATATAATGAAAGCGATCGCCAGTTTATCGAACGACTATTAAGTGAAGTCGGTATTTTTTATTCGTTCTATTTGCAAGATCAAACACAAACTGAAGTGATCCGTTTCGCCGATCGCCAAAGTGCTTATACCTTTGATAAAACCCTGCCGTTAAATAGCCCATCAGGTATGAATGATAATTACCAAGAAAGTGTATGGGGATTATCATTACATCATCAAGTAGTCGAGCAAAATGTACTAACCAAAGATTACAACCATCGACAAGCACAAGACACCTTGATTTCAGCAGTAACGGATATGACTCGTGGTGAAGGAGATGATATTCACTATGGTGAAGTTTATCATTATCAAGCAAGACACCTTGCCCGCGGTGATAAACTCACCCCTGAAGCAGAAACCGCCAACTTTTGGGCACGACTTGATCATGAACGTTTTCTGACCCGTCAAACGCGCTTAAAAGGTGAAAGTAATGCTGACTTTTTATCACCGCTACAAGTGCTTTCCATTACTGACAGCACAATACCTTCATCATTACCTTCCGTATTTCAATCCCCTATTTTAATCACTCGCTTACGCTTTAGCGGTGGTCGGGAACAAGCACTACAAGTCCGATTTAACGCTATACCTTACAGTGAAACTCTTTGCTGGCGTCCAACCGTTAAACCTCGCCCAATTATCACAGGTACACTCACTGCACGCATTACCAGTGCTAAAGATAACGATATTTATGCGCATCAAAATGAAGACGGTTTTTATTGGGTAAAATTTGATGCCGACCGTGACGAAAAACCGATGGGTTACGAAAGTATGCCAGTACGTTTGGCAAAACCCTATGCGGGTGACACTTATGGTATGCATTTTCCGTTAATTCAAGGGACTGAAGTCGCTATCGCCTTTCATGAAGGCGACCCGGACCGACCTTATATTGCCCATGCATTGCATGATTCGCGTCATCCCGATCATGTAACGGATAGAAATAACACTCGTAATGTGATCCGTACCCCAGCAAACAACAAACTGCGAATGGAAGATAAACGCGGTGAAGAACATATCAAACTCAGCACTGAATATGGTGGTAAATCACAATTAAATTTAGGGCATATTGTTGATGCCAATCGTGATAAACGTGGCGAAGGTTTTGAATTACGCACTGACAGTTGGGGGGCAATAAGAGCAGGTAAAGGGTTATTTATTAGTGCAGATAATCAAGCCAAAGCAGGTGGTGAAGTGCTGGCAATGGAACCTGCAATATCATTAGTAAAAGGTGCAATAAATCAACTAGATGATTGCAGAGAAATTACTCAAGCACATCACAATCTCCAACCAGAAAAAGAAGGGTTAGATAATCTTTTAAAAAATACCGATAAACTAGCATCACCTTCTATTTTAATGCATGCACCAGAAGGAATAGGTATTGTTACCAATGAAACACTACTTATGCAAAGTGTTGAAGCACTCTATGCTCAAACAAAAGGTGAGATGCACCTATCAAGTACACAGAAAATAGCAGTAAATGCATATCAACAAATCTCGATGTTGTCTCAAAAAGAAGGAATACGCATTGTCTCTGGAAAAGGACCTTTTGAATTAGAATCACATGGCGATATCTTCGAAGCAACGGCACTTAAAGATATTACAGTACAATCAACTCAAGGTCATATTCAATTAACTGCTAAAAATGGAATTACTTTAGGCTGTGGCGGTGGATATATTAAAATAATGCCTGATGGCCAAATTGAAATTCATACACCGAGTCGTTTAAGCCTCAAAGGACAACATATTTGGAGTGAGCCAGCGAGTGAAGATTTCCCATTACCAGACCTTCCTCAATCTGTTTGTAAAGAGTGTTTAAAGAAAGCCCAAGAAAATGCTATGGGAGTCGCTATCCGTGAATAA
- a CDS encoding DUF4123 domain-containing protein: MNNTLQSPSKEITDQWIKQLKLISEKTHLDYLDIVIDQAGLENPIVPALIKMDNDIRWFSLFTNMPEEGFLEQAPMLIRIEWNKSTHLILLEELFELLYSEPRLLITSSPLPFNMLSTFLLSLAEVEWGFKSCLLRFYDTRVFPTLIKDILTPEQKKRFTDITFIWGWLDRDNDMSWLLGSYHPEIEDDTFPIMQFNDAQINKLGCISDAEELRSYSEFNNTSITQEENFNHLYNLAIQANNSDHLGTVEEYIRKHSVKN; the protein is encoded by the coding sequence GTGAATAATACATTACAATCCCCATCAAAAGAAATAACGGATCAATGGATAAAACAATTAAAATTGATCTCAGAAAAAACACATCTAGATTATCTCGATATTGTTATTGACCAAGCTGGGTTAGAAAATCCCATCGTTCCCGCTTTAATCAAGATGGATAATGATATTAGATGGTTTTCGCTTTTCACTAATATGCCGGAAGAAGGTTTTTTAGAACAAGCTCCTATGCTTATTCGTATTGAATGGAATAAAAGTACACACTTAATTTTATTAGAAGAGTTGTTTGAATTGCTTTATTCAGAGCCTCGGTTATTAATAACATCATCCCCTCTTCCATTTAATATGTTATCTACTTTTTTACTTTCTCTTGCAGAAGTAGAATGGGGATTTAAATCTTGTTTACTTCGTTTTTATGATACACGCGTATTTCCAACATTAATAAAAGATATTCTTACACCTGAACAAAAAAAAAGATTTACTGATATTACTTTTATTTGGGGCTGGCTAGATAGAGATAATGATATGAGTTGGTTATTAGGCAGTTATCACCCAGAAATTGAGGATGATACTTTTCCAATAATGCAGTTTAATGATGCTCAAATAAATAAATTGGGCTGTATTAGTGATGCTGAAGAACTAAGGTCATATTCTGAATTTAATAACACATCCATAACTCAAGAAGAAAATTTCAATCACTTATATAACCTTGCTATTCAAGCTAATAATAGTGACCACTTAGGCACTGTAGAGGAATATATTCGCAAACACTCTGTTAAGAATTAA
- a CDS encoding DUF2235 domain-containing protein — protein MFEEIKAEPVWVPNHFPDKGRLKLTQQQIEHNYKIREEEKRNHSSSLAGVKNNCCRNLHISFFFDGTNNNRDRDMKAEPKTATNITRLFEATNEDENNPNKKEREYFKYYMPGVGTAFPEIAEYNFTDTGLKYATGGEDRINWALLMLANTLRVASGNKRLELSECRMYLKDMATPTYLPISGKGRRRAIIHSLVNKKEIIEGLQLKPKTLTIKLYVYGFSRGAAEARTFVNWVTQLFDTPEGADKPVQKLCGIDVKVEFIGILDTVPSVGIVHLAPFFSGHMDWANGTQQLPSEKVFPNFIKCCRHFVSAHEQRFCFPLDTVRRPSDWENEKNKADTSESNKNIDGNNKNTDGNNKNTDGNKYGRYPKISDIEEVVYPGVHSDIGGGYEVGDQGKAFEDPSMLVSQIVLHDLYLSAFLVGSPLNIIGESPKNRSGDYMSASITREVQSLFKINPILIQRFNAWRKITLGLPPVATTNFSGSFNACRANMSLEKIVEKQMAWMTAWRIDRYADMNLFNQDFYKNAVQHGTEKIKTDRKEWKEKQDEKEKQQKEKIKNGTDTISPGDLAGPPHYEPMLGKTQLREGAEEFKADYYDERREVRNWKQFSIDNLLTNIMCLLNTDDEKSEYFYMKKSGDDIYKKGDGFPLFKENNTLDPEKLLTRDLFDNQLHDSRAWFMHDALQSREPWASYFSYRMIYADSETNKFLSPVAIAGKVIGIATFVGGMAYMVRQKNIKNGLGVFAGTLGVMSMEYEVVNAITGLALPLNPEDVKPTKNAGPVQSIAIAQSIVEKTEGVINSLTQVIDTKKILSIA, from the coding sequence ATGTTCGAAGAAATAAAAGCAGAACCAGTTTGGGTACCTAATCATTTCCCTGATAAAGGCCGATTAAAATTAACACAACAACAGATAGAACATAACTATAAAATACGAGAAGAAGAGAAACGAAATCATAGTTCCAGCCTTGCTGGCGTAAAAAATAATTGCTGTCGTAATTTACATATCAGTTTCTTTTTCGATGGCACCAATAATAATCGAGATAGAGATATGAAGGCTGAGCCTAAAACTGCCACCAATATTACGCGATTATTTGAAGCCACCAATGAAGATGAAAATAATCCTAATAAAAAAGAAAGAGAGTATTTTAAATACTATATGCCTGGAGTTGGTACCGCCTTTCCTGAAATAGCAGAATATAACTTCACTGATACGGGTTTAAAATATGCTACAGGGGGTGAGGATCGTATTAATTGGGCATTATTAATGTTAGCCAATACATTAAGAGTAGCTTCTGGTAATAAGAGGTTAGAGCTATCTGAATGTAGAATGTATTTAAAAGATATGGCAACCCCAACATATCTTCCTATTAGCGGTAAAGGTCGTCGCCGTGCCATTATCCACTCTTTAGTTAATAAAAAAGAGATTATTGAAGGATTACAACTTAAACCTAAAACATTAACGATTAAACTTTATGTTTATGGTTTCTCTCGTGGTGCGGCGGAAGCAAGAACCTTTGTTAATTGGGTGACGCAATTATTTGATACCCCAGAAGGAGCCGATAAACCTGTTCAAAAATTATGTGGTATTGATGTAAAAGTCGAATTTATCGGTATTTTAGATACCGTACCCTCTGTGGGTATAGTGCACTTGGCGCCCTTCTTTTCGGGTCATATGGATTGGGCAAATGGTACTCAGCAACTCCCCAGTGAAAAAGTTTTTCCTAACTTTATTAAATGCTGTCGTCACTTTGTTTCTGCCCATGAACAACGTTTCTGTTTTCCTCTAGATACAGTAAGACGGCCTTCAGATTGGGAGAATGAAAAAAATAAAGCAGATACATCTGAAAGTAATAAAAATATTGATGGAAATAATAAAAATACTGATGGGAATAATAAAAATACTGATGGGAATAAGTATGGTCGTTATCCTAAAATATCCGATATTGAAGAAGTGGTTTATCCTGGTGTTCACTCTGATATTGGAGGAGGGTATGAAGTTGGCGATCAGGGTAAGGCATTTGAAGACCCTTCCATGTTAGTTTCACAAATCGTCTTACATGATCTCTATCTTTCGGCATTTCTTGTAGGATCACCATTAAATATAATAGGGGAATCACCAAAAAACAGAAGTGGTGATTATATGAGTGCAAGTATTACTAGAGAAGTTCAATCATTATTCAAGATAAACCCAATTCTAATTCAACGTTTTAATGCTTGGCGAAAAATTACATTAGGGTTACCACCAGTAGCTACTACTAATTTCTCAGGAAGCTTCAATGCTTGCCGTGCAAATATGTCATTAGAAAAAATCGTCGAAAAGCAGATGGCATGGATGACGGCTTGGCGTATTGATAGATATGCCGATATGAATCTTTTTAATCAAGATTTTTATAAAAATGCAGTCCAGCATGGTACTGAAAAGATAAAGACAGATAGAAAAGAATGGAAAGAAAAACAAGATGAAAAAGAAAAACAACAAAAAGAAAAAATAAAAAATGGTACAGACACCATTTCACCAGGAGATCTTGCAGGACCTCCGCATTATGAGCCCATGCTAGGTAAAACACAATTAAGAGAAGGCGCTGAAGAATTTAAAGCGGACTATTATGATGAACGAAGAGAAGTTCGAAATTGGAAACAATTTTCTATCGATAATTTACTAACAAATATAATGTGCTTATTAAATACTGACGATGAAAAATCTGAATATTTTTATATGAAAAAAAGTGGTGATGATATTTATAAAAAAGGTGATGGATTTCCTTTATTTAAAGAAAACAATACGCTAGATCCCGAGAAATTATTAACAAGAGATTTATTTGATAATCAACTTCATGATTCTCGTGCTTGGTTTATGCATGATGCATTACAATCTAGAGAACCTTGGGCAAGCTATTTTAGCTATCGAATGATTTATGCGGACAGTGAAACTAATAAATTTTTATCACCTGTTGCAATAGCAGGAAAAGTAATTGGCATAGCAACATTTGTTGGAGGTATGGCATATATGGTGAGACAAAAGAACATTAAAAATGGATTAGGTGTTTTTGCTGGCACATTGGGTGTTATGTCAATGGAATATGAAGTAGTAAATGCAATAACAGGATTAGCACTTCCCCTTAATCCTGAAGATGTTAAACCTACTAAAAATGCGGGCCCTGTACAATCAATTGCCATAGCTCAATCTATTGTTGAAAAAACAGAAGGTGTTATAAATAGTTTAACTCAAGTTATTGATACTAAAAAAATCTTATCAATTGCTTAA
- a CDS encoding T6SS phospholipase effector Tle1-like catalytic domain-containing protein: MSKQVNSIFIETIETEATNAISTIRSQGEPCWAPPLFPQKGRLALTKEQIRANHEKLTNKEKEYYQNAKIQKKALCCKTLHVSLFFDGTNNNNYNDTEASIPPHPSNVAKFYHASSPEKNEVKNKGFYSYYIPGVGTPFPDIGTDEYYSDGLIFATGGEARISWGLIQVCDAIYHAVTGNGLSLADKRDLLKEMSTDLNFESMINTDLDSTDTFYGATGATAMGSLGLIVGSAYSKFNKTYNPVKPLNDLLKPLKWKISKVKPHIVALKIYVYGFSRGAAEARTFVYWLNQFLNYHFEELPHAWKKPCPLGTIYSLPVSVEFLGLFDTVAAVGLANVVPGATGHNGWASGTQQLPKSSLVKNICHLVAAHEQRQCFTVDSIRTPEGHYPPNSVEVIYPGVHSDIGGGYPPGDQGKAINGSEELLSQITLHDMYAAAIDAGAPLSIREDIFIQLPEIKNEYFFRIMSADTLEEFTISENLVDKFNSWRAYTLPEQSVLSHNTTNKTLCFIPPRFITSTLEYVMEIQLILITAWRIGRYGSEQSDENNLTHQPFFTQAPQHSDISVEPYDAKFSRQATAVLALEYEKKAKDIAEKTSLRNEEKKAITDLSNWKPSDKNMGPPLFDATNARGQLWEASLEFKFELEDLKGVTRPEPLIKINQRSRTECQQEAQWFKKVHGESSSIYQTHLENCKNDPEVTFPSDVISKANLLKAFQSADKYVYMATTQNERQEYLSLKAISNTIFRKIISLSMRKITHDEDLKKVISLLDDQLHDSRAWFMHSESGLREPFSSYFLSRMIYFGHKSNKSMQLIMQPEGIYGYLDNIALLGIAYKPLYGIIFLDLSTGKEIPTDITQLPPPTHYLVEQISELIKKQKKKELNNTMQDLQVIIKK; this comes from the coding sequence ATGTCCAAGCAAGTAAACTCCATTTTTATTGAAACGATAGAAACAGAAGCCACTAACGCTATTTCAACCATAAGATCACAAGGTGAGCCTTGCTGGGCTCCGCCTCTATTTCCTCAAAAAGGGCGCTTAGCGCTCACAAAAGAACAAATTCGTGCTAATCATGAAAAACTAACAAATAAAGAAAAAGAGTATTATCAAAACGCGAAAATACAAAAAAAAGCATTATGTTGTAAAACATTACATGTTAGTTTGTTTTTTGATGGTACTAATAATAACAATTACAATGATACTGAAGCATCAATTCCACCTCATCCCTCTAATGTTGCTAAATTTTATCATGCTTCTTCTCCTGAAAAGAATGAAGTTAAGAATAAGGGTTTCTATAGTTATTATATTCCTGGCGTTGGTACCCCTTTTCCAGATATTGGTACAGATGAATACTATTCTGATGGCTTAATTTTTGCAACAGGTGGTGAAGCTCGAATAAGTTGGGGATTAATTCAAGTTTGTGATGCAATTTACCATGCAGTAACAGGCAACGGGCTCTCTTTAGCAGATAAACGAGACTTACTTAAAGAAATGAGTACTGATTTAAATTTTGAATCAATGATAAATACCGATCTAGACTCTACTGATACTTTTTATGGTGCGACTGGAGCCACCGCTATGGGTAGCCTAGGATTAATCGTTGGTTCCGCATACAGTAAATTTAATAAAACCTATAATCCCGTCAAACCGCTAAATGATTTACTTAAACCGCTAAAATGGAAAATATCTAAAGTAAAACCGCATATTGTTGCGTTAAAAATTTATGTTTATGGATTTTCTCGAGGTGCAGCAGAGGCTCGCACTTTTGTTTACTGGCTTAATCAATTTTTAAATTATCATTTTGAAGAGTTACCTCACGCATGGAAAAAACCGTGTCCTTTGGGAACCATTTATAGTTTACCTGTTTCCGTTGAATTTCTAGGTTTATTTGACACTGTTGCTGCGGTGGGATTAGCTAATGTTGTTCCTGGTGCTACAGGGCATAATGGTTGGGCAAGTGGTACACAACAATTGCCAAAGTCATCACTTGTCAAAAATATTTGTCATCTTGTTGCTGCCCATGAACAAAGACAATGTTTTACTGTTGACTCAATTCGAACACCTGAAGGTCATTATCCCCCGAATTCTGTTGAAGTTATTTACCCAGGAGTACACTCTGATATTGGTGGAGGTTACCCACCTGGAGACCAAGGTAAGGCAATAAATGGTAGTGAAGAGTTATTATCACAAATCACATTACATGATATGTATGCAGCGGCAATCGATGCAGGAGCACCGTTATCGATTAGAGAAGATATTTTTATACAATTACCAGAAATTAAAAATGAATATTTTTTTCGGATAATGTCTGCTGATACACTAGAGGAATTTACAATATCAGAAAATTTAGTAGATAAATTTAACTCTTGGCGAGCCTATACTCTACCGGAGCAATCCGTCTTATCTCATAATACGACTAATAAGACATTATGTTTTATACCTCCACGTTTTATAACGAGCACTTTAGAATATGTGATGGAAATTCAGCTTATTTTAATCACAGCGTGGAGAATTGGTCGCTATGGCTCAGAACAAAGTGACGAAAATAATTTAACGCATCAACCCTTTTTTACACAGGCACCACAACACTCTGACATTTCAGTCGAACCTTATGATGCTAAATTTTCAAGACAAGCTACAGCTGTGTTAGCTCTAGAATATGAGAAAAAAGCAAAAGATATCGCTGAAAAAACATCACTCAGAAATGAAGAAAAAAAGGCAATAACTGACCTTTCTAATTGGAAACCAAGCGATAAAAATATGGGGCCTCCACTTTTTGATGCAACAAATGCCAGAGGGCAATTATGGGAAGCCTCTTTAGAATTTAAATTTGAATTAGAAGATTTAAAAGGAGTGACCAGACCAGAACCTCTAATTAAAATTAATCAAAGGTCAAGAACTGAATGTCAACAAGAAGCACAATGGTTTAAAAAAGTACATGGTGAAAGCTCATCAATATACCAAACACATTTAGAAAACTGTAAAAATGATCCTGAAGTTACTTTTCCATCTGATGTTATATCAAAAGCAAATTTACTAAAAGCATTTCAATCTGCTGATAAATATGTCTACATGGCGACAACTCAAAATGAAAGGCAGGAATATCTAAGTTTAAAAGCTATCAGTAATACTATATTTAGAAAAATAATATCTTTATCGATGAGAAAAATAACTCACGATGAAGACCTTAAAAAGGTTATTAGTTTACTTGATGATCAACTACATGATTCCCGCGCATGGTTTATGCACTCAGAGAGTGGACTTCGAGAACCTTTTAGCAGTTATTTTTTATCAAGAATGATCTACTTTGGTCATAAATCAAATAAATCTATGCAGTTAATTATGCAACCTGAAGGCATATATGGCTATTTAGATAATATAGCCTTACTAGGTATAGCATATAAACCTTTATATGGAATTATATTTTTAGATTTATCGACAGGAAAAGAAATACCTACGGATATCACCCAGCTTCCGCCTCCAACACATTATTTAGTTGAGCAAATATCAGAGCTTATTAAGAAACAAAAAAAGAAAGAATTAAATAACACAATGCAAGATTTACAAGTAATTATTAAAAAATAA
- a CDS encoding DUF3304 domain-containing protein — protein MIKLKIILLILAYSFFLSGCANAGSWGAKPENSILGAGLQGYNHTQYSITGFSINEGYGSIGGTVCCVMIPEKWRPNLIAHIQWEKLDKSKLSPAPDFDQVEAYNRWEKELDRYTTYHEAWVPIPQYDKEVCGVDVHFLPCDEMKITTSCYSYGDPEYPINEPHNMKEPAVCPQK, from the coding sequence ATGATTAAATTAAAAATAATATTATTAATTCTAGCCTATTCCTTTTTCCTTTCTGGTTGTGCCAATGCGGGCTCTTGGGGGGCGAAACCGGAAAACTCCATATTGGGAGCCGGGCTTCAGGGCTATAACCACACGCAATACAGTATTACCGGTTTTTCGATTAATGAAGGTTATGGCAGTATTGGCGGCACGGTCTGTTGTGTGATGATCCCCGAAAAATGGCGCCCTAATTTAATCGCGCATATTCAATGGGAAAAACTCGATAAAAGTAAACTATCTCCAGCACCTGATTTTGATCAAGTAGAAGCCTATAACCGCTGGGAAAAAGAATTAGACCGCTATACGACCTATCACGAAGCTTGGGTACCCATCCCACAATATGATAAAGAAGTGTGTGGGGTCGATGTTCATTTTTTACCTTGTGACGAAATGAAAATCACCACTTCTTGCTATAGCTATGGTGATCCTGAATACCCGATTAATGAGCCTCATAATATGAAGGAGCCCGCTGTATGTCCCCAAAAATAA
- a CDS encoding PAAR domain-containing protein, with protein MKKIIRVGDTLNPYGGQVMTGSNLAYGKPIACIGDSVICNKHGENKIMEGATNSIINKKAIALDGHHCACGCTLVSSLSDINIKS; from the coding sequence ATGAAAAAGATAATTAGAGTTGGAGATACTTTAAATCCTTATGGTGGACAAGTGATGACCGGAAGCAACTTAGCATATGGAAAACCTATAGCTTGTATTGGTGATTCTGTTATTTGCAATAAACATGGTGAAAATAAAATTATGGAAGGAGCAACAAATTCAATCATAAATAAAAAAGCCATTGCATTAGATGGACATCATTGCGCTTGTGGTTGTACTTTAGTAAGTTCCCTTTCCGATATAAATATTAAATCATAA
- a CDS encoding DUF3304 domain-containing protein: MSPKITFWQISPKLASLLIISFFLSGCANAGSWGAKPENAILGAGLQGYNHTQFEISGFSINEGYGSIGGTVCCVMIPEKWRPNLIAHIQWKKVDTTKFPPAPDFDQVEAYNRWEQQLRDNTSTHEAWVPIPQYDKEVCGVDVHFLPCDEVKITTSCYSYGDPEYPINEPHNMKEPAVCSKK; the protein is encoded by the coding sequence ATGTCCCCAAAAATAACCTTTTGGCAAATTTCCCCCAAACTTGCCTCGCTCTTAATTATCTCTTTTTTCCTTTCCGGTTGTGCCAATGCGGGCTCTTGGGGTGCAAAACCAGAAAACGCCATCTTGGGAGCCGGGCTTCAGGGCTATAACCACACACAATTTGAAATTTCAGGTTTTTCAATTAATGAAGGTTACGGCAGTATTGGCGGCACGGTCTGTTGTGTGATGATCCCTGAAAAATGGCGCCCTAATTTAATCGCACATATTCAATGGAAAAAGGTGGATACCACAAAATTTCCACCAGCACCTGATTTTGACCAAGTCGAAGCCTATAATCGCTGGGAGCAACAACTGCGCGATAATACCTCAACCCACGAAGCTTGGGTGCCTATTCCGCAATATGATAAAGAAGTGTGTGGGGTCGATGTCCATTTTTTACCTTGTGACGAAGTGAAAATCACCACTTCTTGCTATAGCTATGGTGATCCTGAATACCCGATTAATGAGCCTCATAATATGAAGGAGCCCGCCGTATGTTCGAAGAAATAA